Proteins from a single region of Terriglobia bacterium:
- a CDS encoding adenylate kinase gives MIFIGPPGAGKGTQAKEITRLYGAPHLSTGDMFREHVEKGTPLGLQAKPIMESGGLVPDPIVMGMIGERISRRDCAHGFVLDGIPRTEAQAKWLGELLKQDGFGRPAVIHFVVDPGLLLKRLTGRRMCLVGGEIYNVYERPPKVANRCDHDGGELVQRPDDREEVIGPRLKAYEEQTAPLVEYYRSQGLLADVDAAAEVPDVTRRVMEILRKAR, from the coding sequence GTGATCTTTATCGGACCGCCCGGGGCCGGCAAAGGGACGCAGGCGAAGGAGATTACGCGGCTCTATGGAGCGCCGCACCTCTCGACGGGGGACATGTTCCGGGAACACGTCGAGAAGGGAACGCCCCTGGGGCTGCAGGCCAAGCCCATCATGGAGAGCGGCGGGCTGGTGCCGGACCCGATCGTGATGGGCATGATCGGAGAGCGGATTTCCCGGCGGGATTGCGCGCACGGTTTCGTGCTGGACGGCATCCCGCGCACGGAAGCGCAGGCCAAGTGGCTGGGCGAGTTGCTGAAGCAGGATGGTTTCGGGCGGCCCGCGGTGATTCACTTTGTGGTGGATCCGGGGCTGCTGTTGAAGCGGCTGACGGGGCGGCGGATGTGCCTGGTGGGCGGCGAGATTTACAATGTGTACGAGCGCCCGCCGAAGGTGGCCAACCGCTGCGATCACGACGGTGGCGAGCTGGTGCAGCGCCCGGATGACCGCGAAGAAGTGATCGGGCCGCGGCTGAAGGCCTACGAGGAACAGACGGCGCCGCTGGTGGAGTACTACCGGTCGCAGGGCCTGCTCGCGGATGTGGACGCGGCCGCGGAAGTGCCGGACGTGACGCGCCGGGTGATGGAGATTCTGCGCAAAGCGCGGTGA
- the map gene encoding type I methionyl aminopeptidase has translation MAIHLRSAEELEKMHRAGLLVWDVLTALRKIVAPGLTTMDLEKFAEERIAGKPGHAAFKGYRGYPCVLCTSVNSEIVHGIPSAKRKLREGDIISIDFGMEVDGYYGDSAVTVAVGKIRPELQKLLDVTRDALDLAIDKMRPGNRLGDVGHAVQSLVEQNGFSVVREFVGHGIGTKMHDEPNLPNYGEPGRGARLQEGMVIAVEPMVNAGKPDVRMRDEWTAETADGSASAHFEHTVAVTASGPWILTRPRDVTGPAW, from the coding sequence ATGGCCATTCATCTGCGCAGCGCGGAAGAGTTGGAAAAGATGCACCGCGCCGGGTTGCTGGTGTGGGACGTGCTGACGGCGCTGCGCAAGATCGTGGCGCCGGGGCTGACCACCATGGACCTCGAGAAGTTCGCCGAGGAGCGCATCGCCGGCAAGCCGGGGCACGCGGCGTTCAAGGGTTACCGCGGTTATCCCTGCGTGCTGTGCACGTCGGTGAACAGCGAGATCGTTCACGGGATTCCCTCGGCGAAGCGCAAGTTGCGCGAGGGAGACATCATCTCGATCGATTTCGGGATGGAAGTGGACGGGTACTACGGGGATTCGGCGGTGACCGTGGCGGTCGGGAAAATCCGGCCGGAACTGCAGAAGCTGCTGGATGTGACCCGGGACGCCTTGGACCTGGCCATCGACAAGATGCGGCCGGGTAACCGCCTGGGCGACGTGGGGCACGCCGTGCAGAGCCTGGTGGAGCAGAACGGGTTTTCGGTGGTGCGCGAGTTTGTGGGCCACGGCATTGGCACGAAGATGCACGACGAGCCCAACCTGCCGAACTACGGCGAGCCGGGACGCGGCGCGCGGTTGCAGGAAGGCATGGTCATCGCGGTGGAGCCGATGGTGAACGCGGGCAAGCCGGATGTGCGCATGCGGGATGAGTGGACGGCGGAAACGGCGGACGGCAGCGCTTCCGCGCATTTTGAGCACACCGTCGCGGTGACGGCCAGCGGGCCGTGGATCTTGACCAGGCCGCGGGATGTAACCGGCCCGGCATGGTAG
- the infA gene encoding translation initiation factor IF-1, which translates to MAKRYDTEKKKGDSGNPKEDAIEVMATVIEPLPNAMFRVELENKHQVLAHVSGKMRKNFIRILAGDKVAVELSPYDLTRGRIVYRYK; encoded by the coding sequence ATGGCGAAACGCTACGACACAGAGAAGAAGAAGGGCGACTCGGGCAATCCGAAAGAGGATGCCATCGAAGTCATGGCCACGGTGATCGAGCCGCTGCCGAACGCCATGTTTCGCGTGGAGCTGGAGAACAAGCACCAGGTGCTGGCGCATGTTTCCGGCAAGATGCGCAAGAACTTCATCCGCATCCTGGCGGGAGACAAGGTCGCGGTGGAATTGTCGCCGTATGACCTGACCCGCGGGCGGATCGTATACCGGTACAAGTAG
- the rpmJ gene encoding 50S ribosomal protein L36: MKVRSSVKKICDKCKVIHRRGVVRVICTNPKHKQRQG, from the coding sequence ATGAAAGTGCGGTCCTCGGTAAAAAAGATTTGTGACAAGTGCAAGGTGATTCACCGGCGCGGAGTGGTGCGCGTGATCTGCACCAACCCCAAGCACAAGCAGCGCCAGGGCTAA
- the rpsM gene encoding 30S ribosomal protein S13, which produces MARIAGVDLPVQKRIWVGLTSIYGIGQHRAKELCAKAHVDHTKKVRDLTEEEVNHLRQEIEKEGRVEGDLRKEIQMNIRRLIEIQCYRGVRHRRNLPVHGQRTHTNARTRKGPRRGAVAAKKKVTGKKG; this is translated from the coding sequence ATGGCACGTATTGCAGGTGTAGATCTTCCGGTGCAGAAGCGGATCTGGGTGGGGCTGACGTCGATCTACGGGATCGGCCAGCACCGCGCCAAGGAACTCTGCGCCAAGGCGCACGTGGATCATACCAAAAAGGTGCGCGACCTGACCGAGGAGGAAGTCAACCACCTCCGCCAGGAAATCGAAAAGGAAGGCCGCGTGGAAGGCGATCTCCGCAAGGAGATCCAGATGAACATCCGCCGGCTGATCGAAATTCAGTGCTACCGCGGGGTGCGGCACCGCCGCAACCTGCCGGTACACGGACAGCGCACGCACACCAACGCGCGCACCCGGAAGGGTCCGCGGCGCGGCGCGGTGGCGGCGAAGAAGAAGGTCACCGGCAAGAAGGGTTAA
- the rpsK gene encoding 30S ribosomal protein S11: protein MAKEQQGAAPETAAGGKPVAKRKKEFKKKRERRTVPHGLVHIQATFNNTQITIADPDGRVLCWSSAGAIGFKGSRKGTPYAAQQASLGAAGTARDQYGMKSVEVRVKGPGSGRESAVRALAAAGLHIVVIRDVTPIPHNGCRPPKRRRV from the coding sequence GTGGCAAAGGAACAACAGGGCGCGGCGCCGGAGACAGCAGCAGGCGGAAAACCGGTCGCCAAGCGCAAGAAGGAATTCAAGAAGAAGCGCGAACGGCGCACCGTTCCGCACGGTCTGGTGCACATTCAGGCGACGTTCAACAACACCCAGATCACCATCGCCGATCCGGACGGCCGGGTGCTGTGCTGGTCCTCGGCGGGAGCCATCGGCTTCAAGGGCTCGCGCAAGGGCACGCCCTACGCGGCGCAGCAGGCTTCGCTGGGTGCGGCGGGCACGGCGCGCGACCAGTACGGAATGAAGAGCGTGGAAGTGCGCGTGAAGGGGCCGGGATCGGGACGCGAGTCGGCCGTGCGCGCGCTGGCTGCGGCGGGGCTGCACATCGTGGTGATCCGCGATGTCACCCCCATTCCGCACAACGGCTGCCGTCCGCCGAAACGCCGCCGCGTGTAA
- the rpsD gene encoding 30S ribosomal protein S4, translating into MARHRDAICRLCRREGQKLFLKGLRCFTEKCAIEKRNFVPGQHGQSRRPKVAGYGLQLREKQKVKRTYGLLERQFRNYFEKAERAKGPTGENLIVMLERRLDNAVWRAGLASSRTQARQLVLHGHVRINGRKVNIPSYLVSVGEEIALKDKMHENAMVLEARNVAQSQSAVPWLEQDREHFKAKVVALPKRDDVQTPPINEQLIVELYSK; encoded by the coding sequence TTGGCAAGACACCGAGATGCAATCTGCCGCCTGTGCCGCCGGGAAGGGCAGAAACTGTTTTTGAAGGGGCTGCGCTGCTTCACCGAGAAGTGCGCGATTGAGAAGCGCAACTTCGTTCCGGGGCAGCACGGGCAGTCGCGGCGCCCCAAGGTCGCCGGCTACGGCCTGCAGTTGCGCGAGAAGCAGAAGGTCAAGCGCACCTACGGGCTGCTGGAACGGCAGTTCCGCAACTATTTCGAGAAGGCCGAGCGCGCCAAGGGTCCCACCGGCGAAAACCTGATCGTGATGCTGGAGCGGCGCTTGGACAACGCGGTGTGGCGTGCGGGGCTGGCGTCCTCGCGGACGCAGGCGCGCCAACTGGTGCTGCACGGCCACGTGCGGATCAACGGGCGGAAGGTGAACATTCCTTCCTACCTGGTGAGCGTGGGCGAGGAGATCGCGCTCAAGGACAAGATGCACGAGAACGCCATGGTCCTGGAGGCGCGCAACGTCGCGCAGAGCCAGAGCGCCGTCCCCTGGCTGGAGCAGGACCGCGAGCACTTCAAGGCCAAGGTCGTGGCCCTGCCCAAGCGCGATGACGTGCAGACGCCGCCGATCAACGAGCAGCTCATCGTCGAGCTGTATTCGAAGTAA
- a CDS encoding DNA-directed RNA polymerase subunit alpha, with product MWKGFQKPKRLAAELESLTEKYGRFTAQPFERGWGTTVGNALRRALLSSIEGAAITAVKIEGVLHEFSSIPGVVEDATDIILNLKQVPIKLNTDLPKTIYLNVENPGPVTSAMIEEDADFAVLDKSVYIATVSEGGKLQVEMRVKNGRGYMAADRNFDEDLAIGYIPVDSIHSPVRKVNYAVESARLGQMTDYEKLMLEVWTNGAITPQDSIGLAAKLVKDHMSIFINFEEQTELPEVVGEAANDPRLEHLDRSVEELELSVRSYNCLKNANIQSIRELVQKSENEMLKTKNFGRKSLNEIKEILHKMGLSLGMKFDEHGRIIWPPLPSQTAPPATEESMGL from the coding sequence ATGTGGAAGGGTTTTCAAAAGCCGAAGCGTCTTGCGGCCGAGTTGGAGTCGCTTACGGAGAAGTACGGCCGTTTTACCGCGCAGCCGTTTGAACGCGGATGGGGCACGACGGTGGGGAACGCGCTGCGGCGCGCGCTGCTGAGCTCCATCGAAGGCGCGGCCATTACCGCGGTGAAGATCGAGGGCGTGCTGCACGAATTTTCCTCGATTCCCGGCGTGGTCGAGGATGCCACGGACATCATCCTCAACCTCAAGCAGGTGCCCATCAAGCTGAACACGGACCTGCCCAAGACCATCTATCTCAACGTGGAGAATCCCGGCCCCGTGACTTCCGCGATGATCGAAGAGGACGCGGACTTCGCGGTCCTGGACAAGAGCGTGTACATCGCCACGGTCAGCGAAGGCGGCAAGCTGCAGGTGGAGATGCGCGTGAAGAACGGGCGCGGGTACATGGCCGCGGACCGCAACTTCGACGAGGATTTGGCCATCGGCTACATCCCCGTGGATTCCATCCACTCGCCGGTGCGCAAGGTGAACTACGCCGTGGAATCGGCGCGCCTCGGCCAGATGACGGACTACGAGAAGCTAATGCTGGAAGTGTGGACCAACGGGGCCATCACCCCGCAGGATTCCATCGGCTTGGCGGCCAAGCTCGTCAAGGACCACATGAGCATCTTCATCAATTTCGAAGAGCAGACGGAGCTTCCCGAGGTGGTCGGAGAGGCCGCCAACGACCCGCGCCTCGAGCACCTGGACCGCTCGGTCGAGGAGCTGGAGCTTTCCGTGCGTTCCTACAACTGCCTGAAGAACGCCAATATCCAGAGCATCCGCGAGCTCGTGCAGAAGAGCGAGAACGAGATGCTGAAGACCAAGAACTTCGGCCGCAAATCGCTCAACGAAATCAAGGAAATCCTGCACAAGATGGGCTTGAGCCTGGGCATGAAGTTCGACGAGCACGGCCGGATCATCTGGCCGCCGCTTCCGAGCCAGACGGCGCCGCCGGCGACCGAAGAATCGATGGGCCTGTAA
- the rplQ gene encoding 50S ribosomal protein L17, protein MRHLKSGSKLGRNPWHRRATLRNLVTNLFEHGRITTTLTRAKAARPVAEKIITMGKRDTLHSRRQAAAYLMTPAVTHKLFSEIAPKFADRAGGYTRIIPGGIRVGDGAKVAILELVGYEFKKKEKKAARKEETTEKEAAGKS, encoded by the coding sequence ATGAGACATCTGAAATCGGGATCGAAACTGGGACGCAATCCGTGGCATCGCCGCGCGACGCTGCGCAATCTGGTCACCAACCTGTTCGAACACGGGCGCATCACCACCACGCTGACGCGCGCCAAGGCGGCCCGCCCGGTGGCGGAGAAGATCATCACCATGGGCAAGCGGGACACGCTGCATTCGCGGCGCCAGGCGGCGGCCTACCTCATGACCCCCGCCGTCACCCACAAACTCTTCAGTGAGATCGCGCCCAAGTTCGCCGACCGCGCCGGCGGCTACACGCGCATCATTCCCGGCGGCATCCGCGTCGGGGACGGCGCCAAGGTCGCCATTCTCGAGCTCGTGGGCTACGAGTTCAAGAAGAAAGAGAAGAAGGCGGCGCGCAAGGAAGAGACCACCGAAAAGGAAGCGGCCGGCAAGAGCTGA
- the guaB gene encoding IMP dehydrogenase: MMEGPILEGLTFDDVLLLPGKSSVLPAEVDTRTWFTRKIPLNVPLVSAAMDTVTESRLAIAIARQGGIGLIHRNMALDRQAEEVDRVKRSESGMIVDPVTISPDITLRQALEIMTKYRISGLPVTRGTRLTGILTNRDLRFEKNHSLPVSAVMTKENLVTVPVGTTLEEAERILQKHRIEKLLVVDKDFNLKGLITVKDIQKKLEFPRSAKDDHGRLRVGAAVGATGDYLERAVEMSKCNADVLAIDTAHGHTDRVMNAITEIRKRLPEMQLVAGNVATYEGAKDLIALGIDGIKVGIGPGSICTTRVVTGAGVPQLTAIMEVARAAQATGVPVIADGGIKYSGDVSKAIAAGASCVMIGSLFAGTEESPGETILYQSRTFKSYRGMGSIGAMEAGSADRYAQETAERGKSVPEGVEGRVAYKGPLSALTDQLVGGLRSGMGYVGAATLPELAAKARFVRITSAGLRESHVHDVIITREAPNYRMEE, encoded by the coding sequence ATGATGGAAGGTCCGATTCTCGAAGGTTTGACGTTTGACGACGTGCTGCTGCTGCCGGGGAAATCGTCGGTGCTGCCGGCGGAGGTGGACACCCGGACGTGGTTCACGCGCAAGATCCCGCTGAACGTGCCCCTGGTCTCCGCGGCCATGGACACGGTGACGGAGTCGCGGCTGGCCATCGCCATCGCCCGGCAGGGTGGCATCGGCCTGATCCACCGCAACATGGCGCTGGACCGCCAGGCCGAGGAAGTGGACCGCGTGAAGCGCTCGGAGAGCGGGATGATCGTGGACCCGGTGACCATCTCCCCGGACATCACCCTGCGCCAGGCCCTGGAGATCATGACCAAGTACCGCATCTCCGGACTGCCGGTCACCCGCGGCACGCGGCTCACGGGCATCCTCACCAACCGCGACCTGCGCTTTGAGAAGAATCATTCGCTGCCGGTCAGTGCGGTGATGACCAAGGAAAATCTGGTCACCGTGCCGGTGGGCACGACGCTCGAGGAAGCCGAGCGCATCCTGCAGAAACACCGCATCGAGAAACTGCTGGTGGTGGACAAAGACTTCAACCTCAAGGGCCTCATCACCGTCAAGGACATCCAGAAGAAGCTGGAATTCCCGCGCTCCGCCAAGGACGACCATGGGCGGCTGCGGGTGGGCGCCGCGGTGGGCGCCACCGGGGATTACCTGGAGCGCGCCGTGGAGATGTCCAAGTGCAATGCCGACGTCCTGGCCATCGACACCGCGCACGGGCACACCGACCGGGTGATGAACGCCATTACCGAGATCCGCAAGCGGCTGCCGGAGATGCAACTGGTGGCGGGCAACGTGGCCACCTACGAAGGGGCGAAGGACCTGATCGCCCTGGGCATTGACGGCATCAAGGTGGGCATAGGCCCGGGCTCCATCTGCACCACGCGCGTGGTCACCGGCGCGGGCGTGCCGCAACTCACCGCGATCATGGAAGTGGCGCGCGCGGCCCAGGCCACCGGCGTGCCGGTCATCGCCGACGGCGGCATCAAGTATTCCGGCGATGTGTCCAAGGCCATCGCCGCGGGAGCCTCCTGCGTGATGATCGGCAGCCTCTTCGCCGGCACCGAGGAATCCCCCGGCGAGACGATTCTCTACCAGAGCCGAACCTTCAAGTCCTACCGCGGCATGGGCTCGATCGGCGCGATGGAGGCCGGCTCCGCCGACCGCTACGCCCAGGAAACCGCGGAGCGCGGCAAAAGCGTCCCGGAAGGCGTGGAAGGGCGAGTGGCCTACAAGGGCCCGCTGTCGGCGCTGACCGACCAGCTGGTCGGCGGCCTGCGGAGCGGCATGGGCTACGTCGGCGCGGCCACGCTGCCGGAGCTCGCCGCGAAGGCGCGCTTCGTGCGCATCACCTCGGCGGGGCTGCGCGAAAGCCACGTCCACGACGTCATCATCACGCGCGAAGCGCCAAATTACCGGATGGAGGAGTAA
- a CDS encoding alpha/beta fold hydrolase: protein MLPPFQAHPLLRNAHLMTVAAAFWRRRFLLPAAEDRLFRVAEETQILGRCHWQPGERGAAPALVLVHGLEGSSESFYMLGIAEKAFQRGFHVLRLNQRNCGGTERLTPTLYNSGLSGDYRAMLEELIARDALPAICFAGYSMGGNLVLKMAGELGDGAPGALRGVCAVCPALDLAACADALEKRENYFYQRHFLRGLLARYARKAALFPARYPRNGFGAIRTVREFDDKITAPQFRYRDAQDYYTHSSARRVVAQIRVPTLLLTAQDDPFVPYAPFLEAGVSNNPAITFEAPEHGGHCGFITKRPGPGRFWAEARVVEFCARLCA, encoded by the coding sequence ATGCTGCCGCCGTTCCAAGCGCATCCCCTGTTGCGCAACGCCCACTTGATGACCGTCGCCGCGGCCTTCTGGCGGCGGCGCTTCCTGCTGCCCGCCGCGGAGGACCGCCTGTTCCGCGTGGCGGAGGAGACCCAGATCCTGGGGCGCTGCCACTGGCAGCCGGGCGAGCGGGGGGCGGCCCCCGCGCTGGTGCTGGTGCATGGCCTGGAGGGTTCCAGCGAGTCCTTTTACATGCTGGGCATTGCGGAGAAGGCCTTCCAGCGGGGCTTTCACGTGCTGCGCCTGAACCAGCGCAACTGCGGCGGTACGGAACGCCTGACGCCGACGCTCTACAACTCCGGACTGAGCGGGGATTACCGCGCGATGCTCGAGGAGCTGATCGCGCGCGACGCCCTGCCCGCAATCTGCTTCGCGGGCTATTCCATGGGCGGCAACCTGGTGTTGAAAATGGCCGGGGAGCTGGGCGATGGCGCGCCCGGGGCGCTGCGCGGGGTCTGCGCGGTCTGCCCGGCCCTGGACCTGGCGGCCTGCGCCGACGCCCTCGAGAAGCGCGAAAATTATTTCTACCAGCGCCATTTCCTGCGCGGTCTGCTGGCGCGCTACGCGCGCAAGGCCGCGCTGTTTCCCGCGCGCTATCCGCGCAATGGCTTCGGGGCGATCCGTACGGTGCGCGAATTCGACGACAAGATTACCGCCCCGCAGTTCCGCTACCGCGATGCCCAGGACTACTACACGCACTCCAGCGCCCGCCGCGTGGTGGCGCAGATCCGCGTGCCCACGCTGCTCCTCACCGCCCAGGACGATCCCTTCGTGCCCTACGCCCCGTTCCTGGAGGCCGGCGTAAGCAACAATCCCGCGATTACCTTTGAGGCCCCCGAGCATGGCGGGCATTGCGGATTCATCACGAAACGCCCCGGCCCCGGGCGCTTCTGGGCCGAGGCTCGGGTAGTGGAGTTCTGCGCGCGCCTGTGCGCCTGA
- a CDS encoding Xaa-Pro peptidase family protein, giving the protein MTKPVSNSRFSRRQFLQAGASASALSLLPAGAAANAEAAASGSDLPAAFSGLKPLGERVRPITPEEFRGRLEHAQQLMSELRPRFDALFVTPGTSLYYFTGIRWGLSERLLALVLPRSGDPFFVCPAFEEGRLREQLRFPADIRVWSEDKSPAQLIAATLAEKGFGGGRMGVEETTRFTFFDHLRHAAPHFDYSSADPVTIGCRARKSEHELELMRLACAATCDVFRAVFASLREGMAQEEIEGLIEGGFAKMKLRGGALVLLGASAALPHGSLKPQKLRAGDVVLIDGGTTVEDYASDVTRTGVLGKPAEKVLRAFTAVREAQDAALRAARAGRLSGSVDDAARAVILSAGYTPGYKFFTHRLGHGIGLDGHEHPYLVRGSKTVLEPGMTFSNEPGIYAPGEYGVRCEDDMVITASGPAQLLTPGFAVSLEKPLG; this is encoded by the coding sequence ATGACAAAACCTGTGTCGAACTCGCGCTTTTCCCGACGTCAATTCCTGCAGGCTGGCGCCTCCGCTTCGGCGCTATCGCTGCTGCCGGCGGGCGCGGCGGCCAACGCCGAGGCTGCCGCCTCCGGCTCGGATCTTCCCGCAGCGTTCTCCGGGCTGAAGCCGCTGGGGGAGCGCGTGCGGCCGATTACCCCGGAAGAGTTCCGCGGACGGCTGGAGCATGCGCAACAGCTCATGAGCGAGCTGCGCCCGCGTTTCGACGCGCTGTTCGTCACGCCGGGCACTTCGCTCTACTACTTCACGGGCATCCGCTGGGGCCTCAGCGAGCGGCTCCTGGCGCTGGTCCTGCCACGCAGCGGCGACCCCTTCTTCGTCTGCCCGGCATTCGAAGAGGGCCGCCTGCGCGAGCAACTGCGCTTCCCCGCTGACATCCGCGTCTGGTCCGAGGACAAGAGCCCCGCGCAGCTGATCGCCGCCACGCTGGCCGAGAAGGGCTTCGGCGGGGGCCGCATGGGCGTGGAAGAGACTACGCGCTTCACCTTCTTCGATCATTTGCGCCACGCCGCGCCGCATTTCGACTATTCCTCCGCCGACCCGGTGACCATCGGCTGCCGGGCCCGCAAATCGGAGCACGAGCTGGAGCTGATGCGCCTGGCCTGCGCCGCCACCTGTGACGTCTTCCGCGCGGTCTTCGCCTCGCTGCGCGAGGGCATGGCGCAGGAGGAGATCGAGGGACTGATCGAAGGCGGCTTCGCGAAGATGAAGCTGCGCGGGGGCGCGCTGGTGCTGCTGGGCGCTTCGGCGGCGCTGCCGCACGGCTCGCTGAAGCCGCAGAAGCTGCGCGCGGGCGATGTGGTCCTGATCGACGGAGGCACGACCGTGGAGGACTATGCGTCCGACGTGACGCGCACCGGCGTCCTGGGCAAGCCTGCGGAGAAGGTGCTCCGGGCGTTCACCGCGGTGCGCGAGGCCCAGGACGCCGCGCTGCGCGCGGCGCGCGCCGGGCGGCTTTCCGGCTCGGTGGACGACGCTGCGCGCGCCGTCATCCTCAGCGCCGGCTACACGCCCGGCTACAAGTTCTTCACGCACCGCCTGGGCCACGGCATCGGCCTGGACGGCCACGAGCATCCCTACCTGGTGCGCGGCAGCAAGACCGTTCTCGAGCCGGGGATGACCTTTTCAAATGAGCCGGGGATCTACGCGCCGGGCGAATACGGGGTGCGCTGCGAGGACGACATGGTGATTACCGCCAGCGGCCCCGCGCAGCTCCTCACCCCGGGTTTCGCCGTCTCCTTGGAAAAGCCGCTGGGCTGA